In one Myxococcus xanthus genomic region, the following are encoded:
- a CDS encoding glyoxalase translates to MPTHETKATAISGKETTVPLLPCVSADETLAFYQALGFTVTYQMTKPYLYLALRWSDIELHFGKGAKSLDPSEENSGGCLVMVDSVEPYHRAFTDALRAKYGKVLATGRPRITRFRPGQSRFSLIDPTGNNIIFIQRDEPEDLEYGGSAKLTGLAKAIDNARILREFKNDDKAAARALDIGLARYEAEAPVVDRVRALAARMELAIALGDATTGRALKQQLQAVPLPEEARSQLSDELKAAERLEDWLARTRPDPAPSQRTGSPRRRR, encoded by the coding sequence ATGCCCACCCATGAGACGAAGGCCACCGCCATCAGCGGGAAGGAAACGACTGTTCCGTTGCTTCCCTGCGTCTCGGCTGACGAAACACTGGCGTTCTACCAGGCGCTCGGCTTCACCGTGACGTACCAGATGACCAAGCCGTACCTGTACCTGGCGTTGCGCTGGAGTGACATCGAGCTGCACTTCGGCAAGGGCGCCAAGAGCCTGGACCCGAGCGAAGAGAACTCGGGTGGCTGCCTGGTCATGGTGGATTCGGTGGAGCCCTACCACCGGGCCTTCACGGATGCGCTGCGCGCGAAGTACGGCAAGGTGCTGGCCACGGGCAGGCCTCGCATCACCCGGTTCAGGCCCGGCCAGAGCCGCTTCTCACTGATTGACCCCACCGGCAACAACATCATCTTCATCCAGCGCGATGAGCCGGAGGACCTGGAGTACGGCGGCTCCGCGAAGCTCACGGGCCTGGCGAAGGCCATCGACAACGCGCGCATCCTGCGTGAGTTCAAGAATGACGACAAAGCCGCCGCGCGGGCGCTCGACATCGGACTCGCCAGGTATGAGGCGGAGGCGCCCGTGGTGGACCGGGTTCGTGCCCTGGCCGCCCGGATGGAGCTGGCGATTGCCCTGGGGGATGCCACGACGGGACGTGCCTTGAAGCAGCAACTGCAGGCCGTGCCCCTTCCCGAGGAGGCACGGAGCCAGTTGTCCGACGAGCTGAAGGCCGCGGAGCGCCTGGAGGACTGGCTCGCCCGAACCAGGCCCGACCCGGCGCCGTCCCAACGCACGGGTTCCCCGCGGCGGCGGCGCTAG
- a CDS encoding N-acyl-D-amino-acid deacylase family protein, whose protein sequence is MDLIVENGLVFDGLGNPPRKLHVGIRGNTVTTLSEAPIPRAPHTRVIDATGHWVTPGFIDCHTHYDAEVELAPSLSESVRHGVTTVLMGSCSLSLALGTPEDLADMFCRVEAIPYETVRSLLEERKTWNTLGDYLTHLEQLPLGPHVASFLGHSALRAHTMGLHRSLEPGLRPREDELRAMESLVREGLELGYVGLSIMTLKWDKMGGSRDIRSRPLPSTYARWSEYRRLTRLLRERGRVFQGVPNISTKVNVVLFFLESVGLFRPSLKTTVISMMDTRANRGIHRLIGVLSQVANRLLGADFRWQALPEIFDLWADGIDLVVFEEFGAGAAALHLQDAASRAGLLRTPEYRSRFRREWTNRFLPRAFHRDFNESRILQCPDASVVGKSFAQVAKEQGRDAVDVFLDLISTHGDALRWYTVMANDRREELERICRHPDILMGFSDAGAHLRNMAHYNFPLRLLRLVREAEKRGEPFMSVERAVHRLTGELAGWFGLDAGVLAEGRRADLVVIQPDGLDAKLDKVAEAPMENFGGFVRLVNRNDAAVKAVLISGREAVNEAGVSPALGRERGFGGVLRVQA, encoded by the coding sequence ATGGACCTCATCGTCGAGAACGGCCTCGTATTCGATGGTCTGGGCAATCCCCCGCGCAAGCTCCATGTGGGCATCCGGGGAAACACTGTCACCACGCTTTCGGAAGCACCGATTCCGCGCGCCCCACATACGCGTGTCATCGACGCCACCGGCCACTGGGTGACACCAGGCTTCATCGACTGCCACACGCACTACGACGCGGAGGTGGAGCTGGCGCCCTCGCTGTCGGAGTCCGTACGACACGGCGTCACCACGGTGCTGATGGGAAGCTGCTCGCTCAGCCTCGCGCTGGGCACGCCCGAGGACCTGGCGGACATGTTCTGCCGCGTGGAGGCCATTCCCTACGAGACTGTCCGGTCGCTGCTGGAGGAGCGCAAGACGTGGAACACGCTCGGTGACTACCTGACGCACCTGGAGCAATTGCCGCTGGGCCCCCATGTCGCGTCCTTCCTGGGGCACTCCGCGCTGCGAGCCCACACCATGGGCCTGCACCGCAGCCTGGAGCCCGGCCTGCGCCCACGGGAGGACGAGCTGCGCGCCATGGAGTCCCTGGTGCGCGAAGGGCTCGAGCTCGGCTACGTGGGCCTGTCCATCATGACGCTCAAATGGGACAAGATGGGCGGCTCGCGCGACATCCGCAGCCGCCCCCTGCCGTCCACCTATGCCCGCTGGAGCGAATACCGCCGCCTGACGCGGCTGCTCCGCGAACGAGGCCGTGTATTCCAGGGCGTGCCCAACATCAGCACCAAGGTGAACGTGGTGCTGTTCTTCCTGGAGAGCGTCGGGTTGTTCCGCCCGAGCCTCAAGACGACCGTCATCTCGATGATGGACACGCGCGCCAACCGGGGCATCCACCGCCTCATCGGCGTGCTGTCCCAGGTGGCCAACCGGCTGCTGGGGGCGGACTTCCGGTGGCAGGCCCTGCCCGAAATCTTCGACCTCTGGGCGGACGGCATCGACCTGGTCGTCTTCGAGGAGTTCGGCGCGGGTGCGGCTGCCCTTCACCTCCAGGACGCAGCCTCACGCGCGGGGCTGCTGCGAACGCCGGAGTACCGCAGCCGCTTCCGCCGCGAGTGGACGAACCGCTTCCTGCCGCGGGCCTTCCACCGGGACTTCAACGAGTCGCGCATCCTCCAGTGCCCCGACGCCAGCGTGGTGGGCAAGTCCTTCGCCCAGGTGGCGAAGGAGCAGGGGCGTGACGCGGTGGACGTCTTCCTGGATCTCATCTCCACCCACGGAGACGCCCTGCGCTGGTACACGGTGATGGCCAACGACCGGCGCGAGGAGCTGGAGCGCATCTGCCGGCATCCGGACATCCTCATGGGCTTCTCGGACGCCGGGGCGCACCTGCGCAACATGGCGCACTACAACTTCCCCCTGCGGCTGCTGCGGCTGGTGCGCGAGGCGGAGAAGCGCGGCGAGCCCTTCATGAGCGTGGAGCGCGCCGTCCACCGGCTGACCGGGGAACTGGCCGGGTGGTTCGGCCTGGATGCGGGCGTGCTCGCGGAGGGCCGCCGCGCGGACCTGGTGGTCATCCAGCCCGACGGCCTGGACGCGAAGCTCGACAAGGTGGCCGAGGCGCCCATGGAGAACTTCGGGGGATTCGTCCGCCTGGTCAACCGCAACGACGCCGCGGTGAAGGCGGTGCTCATCTCCGGGCGCGAAGCGGTGAATGAAGCCGGCGTGTCTCCCGCCTTGGGCCGCGAGCGCGGCTTCGGCGGCGTGCTGCGCGTCCAGGCTTGA
- a CDS encoding endonuclease/exonuclease/phosphatase family protein yields MTYNVLYSAPEEDVQKSLDVIEKEAPDILCLRELTPRFARAFRKRLGKQFPHVRLVPRKGTWGVGIASRYRLLRTEHFPQTPHRMPALEADIRLGEHWVKVACVHLMAPGARHQRADDLLTSMEKNAVLRHRQAEALVRRYARWRGPVLVLGDMNEGRSGKAMKAFASAGFQHACDGPDAACGATWPGTASVLPSVVEIDHVLGRELRLSGAKVLRAGGSDHDAVRATLDFPL; encoded by the coding sequence ATGACCTACAACGTCCTCTACTCCGCTCCCGAGGAGGACGTGCAGAAGTCGCTCGATGTCATCGAGAAGGAGGCGCCCGATATCCTGTGCCTGCGTGAGCTGACGCCGAGATTCGCCAGGGCCTTTCGGAAGCGACTGGGGAAGCAGTTCCCCCACGTGCGGCTGGTGCCGCGAAAGGGAACCTGGGGTGTGGGTATCGCCAGCCGGTATCGGCTGTTGCGAACGGAGCACTTCCCCCAGACGCCACACAGGATGCCCGCGCTGGAGGCGGACATCCGGCTCGGTGAGCATTGGGTGAAGGTGGCCTGTGTGCACCTGATGGCGCCAGGTGCCAGGCATCAGCGGGCAGATGACCTGCTCACTTCCATGGAGAAGAACGCGGTGCTTCGGCATCGTCAGGCGGAGGCGCTGGTGCGGCGCTATGCGCGGTGGCGAGGACCGGTCCTGGTGCTGGGGGACATGAATGAAGGCCGCTCAGGCAAGGCCATGAAGGCCTTCGCCTCCGCGGGTTTCCAGCACGCGTGTGACGGACCGGACGCCGCCTGCGGTGCCACATGGCCTGGCACTGCCTCCGTCCTCCCGAGCGTCGTCGAAATCGACCATGTCCTTGGCCGCGAACTTCGCCTGAGCGGTGCGAAGGTGCTGCGTGCGGGAGGCTCGGACCACGATGCGGTCCGGGCGACGCTGGACTTTCCACTGTGA
- a CDS encoding M57 family metalloprotease, with protein MFKRAAVLMLNCGALLSGCGPDSHTGNAELLSNLTEAGFRPDDITVVDDAVYVGGDAHVTLAASREMLQRGEGSKEHYMTTNIVGSSVTRICVNPTTEFRSYVRLIQGLDMALANYNALGLRITFVRGPATGCTANITAKTMAGSGHVAGFPSGGLPYGAISIGTGLNSYGVDLNEHVITHALGHTLGLRHTDHFNPSISCGSGAMEPTGTGALHIPGTPTGATPGGSIMNTCYPSGTDGEFTPSDIVALNFMY; from the coding sequence ATGTTCAAGAGAGCGGCAGTCCTGATGTTGAACTGTGGCGCCTTGCTGTCCGGCTGCGGGCCCGACTCACATACCGGGAACGCTGAACTCCTCTCCAATCTGACCGAGGCAGGGTTTCGCCCCGACGACATCACCGTCGTCGATGACGCCGTCTACGTCGGGGGCGACGCGCATGTGACGCTCGCGGCCTCCCGGGAGATGCTCCAGCGCGGAGAGGGAAGCAAAGAGCACTACATGACGACCAACATCGTCGGCTCCAGCGTGACGAGGATTTGCGTCAATCCCACGACGGAGTTCCGGAGCTATGTCCGGCTCATCCAAGGTCTCGATATGGCACTCGCCAACTACAATGCCTTGGGACTCAGGATTACCTTTGTTCGAGGCCCGGCCACCGGCTGTACCGCGAACATCACCGCGAAAACCATGGCGGGGAGTGGTCACGTCGCGGGCTTTCCCTCAGGAGGACTTCCCTATGGGGCGATTTCGATTGGCACCGGCCTGAACAGCTACGGCGTAGACCTGAATGAGCATGTCATCACCCATGCGCTGGGCCACACGCTGGGCCTCCGCCACACGGACCATTTCAACCCGAGCATCAGCTGTGGCAGTGGCGCGATGGAGCCGACGGGCACGGGCGCATTGCACATCCCCGGAACGCCAACGGGGGCAACGCCGGGCGGGTCCATCATGAATACCTGCTACCCGTCTGGCACCGACGGTGAGTTCACCCCTTCCGACATCGTCGCGTTGAACTTCATGTACTGA
- a CDS encoding AAA family ATPase, which translates to MKANRIVLVSGPSGAGKSTVARGLAEQSPLARAVHLHADDFYSYIRKGALAPWLPESHAQNTTVMTALAASAASYAVDGYEVMVDGVIGPWFFEPWLVAARTHRLDLRLIVLLPGEAETVARATRRVHADALTDADVVRNIWRGFREVALPEGHVLDTSNQDAAETVGAVRRGLADGRFRLESP; encoded by the coding sequence ATGAAGGCGAACCGAATCGTCCTCGTGTCGGGCCCGTCAGGTGCTGGCAAGTCCACCGTGGCACGTGGACTCGCGGAGCAGTCTCCCCTGGCGCGTGCGGTCCACCTGCATGCCGACGACTTCTATTCCTACATCCGCAAGGGTGCGCTGGCGCCCTGGCTGCCGGAGTCCCACGCTCAGAACACCACGGTGATGACGGCCCTGGCGGCGAGCGCGGCGAGTTATGCCGTGGACGGGTATGAGGTCATGGTCGATGGCGTCATTGGCCCTTGGTTCTTCGAACCCTGGCTTGTCGCCGCCCGGACGCATCGGCTTGACTTGCGCCTCATCGTCCTGCTTCCGGGCGAAGCGGAGACGGTGGCGCGTGCCACGAGGCGTGTCCACGCGGACGCACTCACCGACGCCGACGTGGTGCGTAACATCTGGCGCGGATTCCGCGAGGTGGCCCTCCCCGAGGGGCATGTGCTCGACACCAGCAATCAGGACGCCGCGGAGACCGTGGGCGCCGTGCGCCGTGGGTTGGCGGACGGGCGCTTCCGGCTGGAGTCACCGTAG
- a CDS encoding prolyl hydroxylase family protein produces MTPVLPNPDDVLGTHNPLVIVLRDLLSAEECAALIERIEAEGPTAAPITTSAGFVMRPDIRNNSRVMFDDVPLAQTLFERVAPHVPHRLEHEWTLCGANERLRCYRYDVGEYFAPHFDGAFVRTRDERSLLTFMVYLNECPGGGATNFLSLGHSVTPRTGSALLFNHRLLHEGATVTQGRKYALRTDLMYRRPAS; encoded by the coding sequence ATGACGCCCGTCCTGCCCAACCCGGATGATGTGCTCGGTACGCACAACCCGCTCGTCATCGTCCTGCGTGACCTGCTCAGCGCGGAGGAGTGCGCCGCGCTCATCGAACGGATTGAAGCAGAGGGGCCCACGGCGGCCCCCATCACCACTTCCGCGGGCTTCGTGATGCGCCCGGACATCCGGAACAACTCCCGGGTGATGTTCGACGACGTCCCCTTGGCGCAGACGTTGTTCGAGCGTGTCGCTCCGCATGTGCCGCACCGGCTCGAACACGAGTGGACCCTCTGTGGTGCCAATGAGCGCCTGCGCTGCTACCGATATGACGTGGGTGAATACTTCGCCCCGCATTTCGACGGCGCCTTCGTGAGGACGCGCGACGAGCGGAGCCTCCTCACCTTCATGGTCTACCTCAATGAATGTCCGGGCGGAGGCGCAACGAACTTCCTGTCGCTTGGGCACTCCGTGACGCCGCGCACGGGCAGCGCGCTGCTCTTCAATCACCGCTTGCTTCACGAGGGCGCCACCGTCACCCAGGGCCGCAAGTACGCGCTGCGCACCGACCTCATGTATCGGCGCCCGGCCTCATGA
- a CDS encoding DMT family transporter translates to MSSHRKPADGFALASMLALCAIWGMQQVAVKLAAPHIPSMMQMAVRSGVGALLVGLLCWVRGERGLLRRGPWRPGLVVGALFALEFLFVGEGLRHTHASHMGVFLYTAPIFAALGLHWLVPAERLRRTQWLGIAVAFVGIALAFGGGWLQGDISPGVLWGDALGLLAGLAWGATTVAIRVSALSDAPPTQTLLYQLVGGVALLLPVALLTGQAGPISMAPIAWASLLFQGVIVCFASYLTWFWLLRRYLASNLSVFSFMTPLFGVSAGILVLNEQADGFFAVGAVLVLTGILIVSGSSLLRHQPTLKTGTT, encoded by the coding sequence ATGAGTTCTCATCGGAAACCCGCGGACGGCTTCGCGCTCGCGAGCATGCTCGCGTTGTGCGCCATCTGGGGCATGCAGCAGGTGGCCGTCAAGCTGGCCGCTCCCCACATCCCCTCCATGATGCAGATGGCGGTGCGCTCGGGTGTGGGCGCGCTGCTCGTGGGGCTGTTGTGCTGGGTGCGCGGCGAGCGAGGGCTCTTGCGCCGTGGCCCCTGGCGTCCAGGGCTCGTGGTGGGCGCGCTCTTCGCCCTGGAGTTCCTCTTCGTCGGCGAGGGGCTGCGCCACACCCACGCGTCACATATGGGCGTCTTCCTCTACACCGCGCCCATCTTCGCCGCCCTGGGCCTGCACTGGCTCGTGCCTGCCGAGCGGCTGCGGCGCACGCAGTGGTTGGGCATCGCCGTGGCTTTCGTAGGCATCGCGCTGGCCTTTGGCGGTGGCTGGCTCCAAGGCGACATCAGCCCGGGCGTGCTCTGGGGCGACGCGCTGGGGCTGCTGGCAGGACTGGCCTGGGGGGCCACCACCGTGGCCATTCGCGTGTCGGCGCTGTCCGATGCGCCCCCCACCCAGACGCTCCTCTACCAGTTGGTGGGCGGCGTCGCGCTCCTGCTGCCGGTGGCCCTGCTCACCGGTCAGGCCGGCCCGATTTCAATGGCGCCCATTGCCTGGGCAAGTCTGTTGTTTCAGGGCGTCATCGTCTGCTTCGCCAGCTACCTCACCTGGTTCTGGCTCCTGCGCCGCTATCTTGCCTCCAACCTGTCGGTCTTCTCCTTCATGACGCCGCTGTTTGGCGTCAGCGCGGGCATCCTGGTGCTGAATGAGCAGGCGGATGGCTTCTTCGCCGTGGGGGCCGTGTTGGTGCTCACCGGCATTCTCATCGTTAGTGGTTCGAGCCTGCTTCGGCATCAGCCCACGCTGAAGACGGGGACGACCTGA
- a CDS encoding AraC family transcriptional regulator, with translation MAKQLQVPFTTNLPHPVYFRTASLPAAATYPRHRHPWGEFVYAFSGVMELKLAGSHYLAPPQYGIWLPPDVEHRGMNRFEASHCSLYLAQAWCRGMPKTTCALAVSPLVKSLLEHLRAHELAQPRTSAERRLFRVLIDQLTLAPTHGSYLPMSDDSLLEPVLTALEQHPEDERSLAEWARVLHTTERTLERRCQQHLGLSFSEWRQRLRVVKALARLEQGHSVEAIALDLGYSSASAFIAMFRRMTGTTPDKVRGHGFVAS, from the coding sequence ATGGCGAAGCAGCTCCAGGTTCCTTTCACCACAAACCTTCCACACCCCGTGTATTTCCGGACGGCGAGCCTGCCTGCCGCGGCGACGTACCCCCGGCATCGGCACCCCTGGGGGGAGTTCGTCTACGCGTTCAGCGGGGTGATGGAACTCAAGCTGGCCGGCAGCCACTACCTGGCGCCCCCGCAGTACGGCATCTGGCTTCCACCCGACGTGGAGCACCGGGGCATGAACCGCTTCGAGGCGAGCCACTGCTCGCTCTACCTCGCGCAGGCGTGGTGCCGGGGCATGCCCAAGACGACGTGCGCGCTGGCGGTGAGCCCTCTGGTGAAGTCATTGCTGGAGCACCTCCGCGCGCATGAGCTGGCGCAGCCTCGCACGAGCGCCGAGCGCCGACTGTTCCGGGTGCTCATCGACCAGCTGACGCTGGCCCCCACCCATGGGAGCTACCTGCCCATGTCCGATGACTCGCTCCTGGAGCCGGTCCTCACGGCGCTCGAGCAGCACCCGGAGGATGAGCGCTCCCTGGCCGAGTGGGCGCGGGTGCTGCACACCACGGAGCGGACGCTGGAGCGGCGCTGTCAGCAGCACCTGGGGCTGTCGTTCAGCGAGTGGCGCCAGCGGCTGCGCGTGGTGAAGGCGCTCGCGAGGCTGGAGCAGGGCCACTCCGTGGAGGCCATCGCGCTCGACCTGGGCTACAGCAGCGCCTCCGCCTTCATCGCGATGTTCCGGCGGATGACAGGCACCACACCGGACAAGGTCCGGGGCCACGGCTTCGTGGCCTCGTGA
- a CDS encoding AraC family transcriptional regulator, whose product MPWLAPSDPFDPDQQAAPVSGIASLLVRHDSGLHSHQRGQLLFAYAGSIRIALPGMISMLPPIRVAWIPPATAHRVLIRGEVEYRSIYLDTSRIAPPTEGSAILSMTPLLREVFERISHAPFETDWNQGAAANLLAVCLDELRTARREPMLLPVPSDPRLSRLNLDELPPELSGLANLVGASARTITRIFRREAGMSYQAWRQSWRLLRAVDLLASGENVSGVAFDLGFASDSAFIAFFRQMTGETPRRYLRGRT is encoded by the coding sequence GTGCCCTGGCTAGCGCCCAGCGACCCTTTCGACCCCGACCAGCAGGCGGCGCCGGTCAGCGGCATCGCCTCGCTGCTGGTGCGCCACGATTCCGGCCTGCACAGCCATCAAAGAGGGCAGCTCCTCTTCGCCTACGCCGGCTCGATCCGCATTGCGCTACCCGGCATGATTTCGATGCTGCCGCCGATCCGGGTTGCATGGATTCCGCCGGCGACCGCGCATCGCGTGTTGATCCGCGGTGAGGTGGAATATCGCTCGATCTATCTCGACACGTCCCGCATCGCGCCCCCGACCGAGGGGTCGGCGATCCTGTCGATGACACCGCTTCTGCGTGAGGTGTTCGAACGGATCAGCCATGCGCCCTTTGAGACCGACTGGAACCAGGGGGCTGCGGCGAACCTGCTGGCGGTCTGCCTTGATGAGCTGCGGACGGCCCGGCGCGAGCCGATGCTCTTGCCGGTGCCGAGCGATCCGCGCCTCTCGCGGCTCAATCTTGACGAATTGCCGCCCGAACTCTCTGGGCTCGCGAACCTGGTGGGAGCCAGCGCTCGCACGATCACTCGCATCTTCCGGCGCGAGGCCGGTATGAGTTACCAGGCTTGGCGGCAGAGCTGGCGGCTTCTGCGGGCGGTGGACTTGCTGGCCTCGGGAGAGAACGTGAGCGGGGTGGCCTTCGATTTGGGCTTCGCCAGCGACAGCGCCTTTATCGCCTTTTTCCGCCAGATGACCGGCGAAACGCCAAGGCGGTATCTGCGCGGCAGGACATGA
- a CDS encoding MFS transporter: MSPRPPFLLAILLLSFPQIVETIYSPALPLIATAYRVTPAETGQTLSLWFAAFAFGVVAWGRLSDLWGRRPALLAGLALYAAGAAWAMVASDFSHLLAARLISAFGAAVGSIVTQTALRDSHAGPELGRVFAVLGLALAISPAVGLFAGQLLAAKAGHSGVFAALGLLAAFMLGLSLWRWPETRPATLSVAPFWPTFRVMLRDPGIWRCTLLIAAFNAAIFAWYQLGPFLFAGLENPWLSFGQSGFLLAAGALAGALMNRALLRRGWTAEALIALGVLLLGAGTALVILLTALLPQSLAFLSGVTLISSAYAVAIPNVLGIALRAYADRFGTAGAVLSLFYYNLLGAGLVIAGYGQRLDFALAVCALLAAIVSVRPMRCRGALSEESPPGGKSRIPCSSSGGGRS; the protein is encoded by the coding sequence ATGTCCCCCCGTCCGCCGTTCCTGCTCGCCATTCTGCTCCTGAGCTTTCCGCAGATCGTTGAAACCATCTACAGCCCAGCCCTGCCGCTGATCGCTACGGCCTATCGCGTCACCCCAGCCGAAACGGGCCAGACGCTGTCACTCTGGTTCGCAGCCTTCGCTTTCGGCGTGGTGGCCTGGGGCCGGCTCTCCGATCTGTGGGGCCGCCGCCCGGCGCTGCTTGCGGGCCTTGCGCTTTATGCGGCGGGTGCGGCTTGGGCCATGGTCGCCAGTGATTTCTCACATTTGCTGGCCGCACGGCTTATTTCCGCCTTCGGGGCGGCGGTTGGATCGATCGTTACCCAGACCGCGCTACGCGATAGCCATGCTGGGCCGGAGCTGGGCCGGGTCTTCGCGGTGCTTGGGCTGGCGCTGGCTATCAGCCCGGCGGTGGGCCTCTTCGCAGGCCAACTGCTCGCGGCCAAGGCCGGTCACAGTGGCGTCTTCGCGGCCCTCGGCCTGCTTGCGGCGTTCATGCTCGGGTTGAGTCTCTGGCGCTGGCCTGAAACCCGCCCCGCTACTTTGTCTGTCGCCCCATTCTGGCCCACCTTCCGAGTCATGCTCCGCGATCCCGGCATTTGGCGCTGTACCCTGCTGATCGCCGCATTCAATGCCGCGATCTTCGCCTGGTACCAGCTTGGCCCCTTCCTCTTTGCCGGGTTGGAGAACCCCTGGCTCTCATTCGGCCAGAGCGGTTTCCTGCTCGCCGCCGGTGCGCTGGCGGGGGCGCTGATGAACCGTGCCCTGTTGCGCCGCGGTTGGACGGCGGAAGCGCTGATCGCGCTCGGCGTCCTCCTCCTGGGGGCGGGGACCGCGCTCGTCATCCTGCTCACCGCGCTTCTGCCGCAGAGCCTGGCCTTCCTGAGCGGCGTGACGCTGATCTCGTCCGCATATGCCGTCGCGATCCCCAATGTGCTGGGCATCGCCCTGCGAGCCTATGCTGATCGGTTCGGAACTGCTGGCGCAGTCCTGAGTCTCTTCTACTACAACCTCCTCGGGGCGGGACTGGTGATTGCCGGCTACGGGCAGCGCCTAGATTTTGCCTTGGCCGTCTGCGCGCTGCTGGCGGCGATCGTCAGCGTCCGGCCAATGAGGTGCAGAGGAGCGTTGAGTGAGGAGTCGCCGCCGGGGGGCAAGTCCCGAATCCCGTGTAGTTCGTCAGGAGGGGGTCGGAGCTGA
- the nrfH gene encoding cytochrome c nitrite reductase small subunit, with protein MFRVSSASRTLLAVALGLALGSAIGIGGYTFAYAKGAAYLHDDPAACANCHIMTEQYDGWRKSSHHAVATCNDCHTPAALVPKYLNKASNGFWHSFYFTTGTFPDPIRIRPANRQVTESACRNCHASLVESIETPHADSLQCLTCHNSVGHPEGSGNPELIHQEVER; from the coding sequence GTGTTCCGCGTGTCCTCGGCCTCCCGCACACTCCTGGCAGTGGCCCTGGGGCTCGCCCTGGGCTCGGCCATTGGCATCGGTGGCTACACCTTCGCGTACGCGAAGGGCGCGGCCTACCTGCATGACGACCCAGCCGCCTGCGCCAACTGCCACATCATGACCGAGCAGTACGATGGCTGGCGCAAGAGCAGCCACCACGCGGTGGCCACCTGTAACGACTGCCACACGCCGGCGGCGCTGGTGCCCAAGTACCTCAACAAGGCGAGCAACGGCTTCTGGCACTCCTTCTACTTCACCACCGGCACCTTCCCGGACCCCATCCGCATCCGCCCCGCCAACCGGCAGGTGACGGAGAGCGCTTGCCGGAACTGCCACGCCAGCCTCGTGGAGAGCATCGAAACGCCCCACGCAGACTCGCTGCAGTGCCTCACCTGCCACAACTCAGTGGGGCACCCCGAAGGCTCCGGGAACCCCGAACTCATCCATCAGGAGGTTGAACGATGA